In Burkholderia gladioli, a genomic segment contains:
- a CDS encoding MFS transporter, protein MDFSSAHSLSADGGPPASEPSSRLSPARAAIAVLALSLGCFCFVSTELMPVGVLPAMAAGLGVSLGEAGYLVSCFAFVVALSAMPLTGLLGGLDRKLLMAALLAVCAAGNVLTYLAPGYPIVLAGRILVAAAIAVFWSTAVVTAVQLVAPKHAVRATSVVFGGVSLAAVLGIPAGTLLGEHAGWRAVFAALTILSLVVFVAVLGSVPRLRVAKASIRGAMPAVLRDGPLLGLLACTALVVTGNFLGYTYVTPYLEQAAHLAPGRISMMLLVYGAAGVLGNFAVGPLARHAPRTGLALATSLLAASLAAMHLAVASQAATVALLAGWGAAYGALPVLLQTSVFEQAARIEGGAEAATPANVAVFNAGVGLGALIGGVLVNRLGPAPIPGVAAAFVLAGLLVVVAMRGPRAGGTAR, encoded by the coding sequence TTGGACTTCTCATCCGCACATTCACTGAGCGCCGACGGCGGGCCGCCGGCATCGGAACCGAGTTCCCGCCTGTCGCCGGCGCGCGCTGCCATCGCGGTGCTGGCCTTGAGTCTCGGCTGCTTCTGCTTCGTCAGCACCGAGCTGATGCCGGTCGGCGTGCTGCCCGCGATGGCGGCAGGCCTGGGCGTCTCGCTCGGCGAGGCCGGTTACCTCGTCAGCTGCTTCGCCTTCGTGGTCGCGCTGTCGGCCATGCCGCTCACCGGACTGCTGGGCGGGCTCGATCGCAAGCTGCTGATGGCCGCGCTGCTGGCGGTCTGCGCGGCCGGCAACGTGCTCACCTACCTCGCGCCCGGCTATCCGATCGTGCTGGCCGGGCGGATCCTGGTAGCCGCCGCGATCGCCGTATTCTGGTCGACGGCGGTGGTCACCGCGGTGCAACTGGTCGCGCCCAAGCATGCGGTGCGGGCCACCTCGGTCGTGTTCGGCGGCGTCTCGCTCGCGGCGGTGCTCGGCATTCCCGCCGGCACCCTGCTCGGCGAGCATGCCGGCTGGCGCGCGGTATTCGCCGCGCTGACGATCCTGAGCCTCGTGGTGTTCGTCGCCGTGCTGGGCTCGGTGCCGCGCCTGCGCGTCGCGAAAGCCTCGATTCGCGGCGCGATGCCGGCGGTCCTGCGCGACGGCCCGCTGCTCGGCCTGCTGGCCTGCACCGCGCTGGTCGTGACCGGCAACTTCCTTGGCTACACCTATGTCACGCCCTATCTCGAGCAGGCCGCGCATCTCGCGCCGGGCCGCATCAGCATGATGCTGTTGGTGTATGGCGCCGCTGGCGTGCTCGGCAACTTCGCGGTGGGGCCGCTGGCTCGGCACGCGCCGCGCACCGGCCTCGCGCTGGCGACGTCGCTGCTGGCCGCGAGCCTGGCCGCCATGCACCTGGCGGTGGCCAGCCAGGCTGCAACCGTCGCCTTGCTGGCGGGCTGGGGCGCGGCCTATGGCGCGTTGCCGGTGCTGCTGCAGACCTCGGTGTTCGAACAGGCCGCGCGCATCGAGGGCGGCGCCGAGGCGGCCACTCCCGCCAACGTCGCGGTGTTCAACGCGGGCGTCGGGCTCGGCGCACTGATCGGCGGTGTGCTGGTCAACCGGCTCGGGCCGGCGCCGATTCCCGGCGTCGCCGCGGCCTTCGTGCTGGCCGGGCTGCTCGTGGTGGTCGCCATGCGCGGCCCACGCGCCGGCGGCACGGCTCGCTGA
- a CDS encoding DUF1328 family protein encodes MLRYAVIFFIIAIIAAVFGFGGIAAGAAEIAKILFFIFVIIFIVTLLLGVIRR; translated from the coding sequence ATGCTTCGTTACGCAGTGATCTTTTTCATCATCGCCATCATCGCGGCGGTGTTCGGCTTCGGCGGCATTGCGGCCGGGGCCGCCGAGATCGCGAAGATCCTGTTCTTCATCTTCGTGATCATCTTCATCGTCACGCTGTTGCTGGGCGTGATCCGACGATAG
- a CDS encoding class I SAM-dependent methyltransferase, translating to MPTSSPPSQAELWNGSSGLAWVDTQPILDAMFQPLEQRLTEAAAADASALPRRVLDVGCGTGATTLALAAMAETGAEGDGGGAFGDCLGIDISAPMLALARVRADQRGLRAARFVRADAQTHDFAPAGFELVQSRFGVMFFDDPRAAFANLRRAAAPGARLRFIAWRPADENPFMTTAERAAAPLLPALPARDPARPGQFAFGDPERMIGILHGAGWERIEIAPLDAACALPERDLPTYALRLGPVGQQLREADARTRAQVIETVCAAFAPFLDGDMLHYQAACWWVEARAPR from the coding sequence ATGCCCACTTCTTCCCCTCCCAGCCAGGCCGAACTCTGGAACGGCAGCTCGGGCCTTGCCTGGGTCGATACCCAGCCGATCCTCGACGCGATGTTCCAGCCGCTCGAACAGCGGCTCACCGAGGCGGCCGCGGCCGATGCGTCGGCGCTCCCGCGCCGCGTGCTCGACGTCGGTTGCGGCACCGGCGCCACCACGCTGGCGCTGGCCGCGATGGCCGAAACCGGCGCCGAAGGCGACGGGGGCGGCGCCTTCGGCGACTGCCTCGGCATCGACATCTCCGCGCCGATGCTGGCCCTGGCCCGCGTGCGCGCCGACCAGCGCGGCCTGCGCGCCGCCCGCTTCGTGCGGGCCGACGCGCAAACCCACGATTTCGCGCCGGCCGGCTTCGAGCTGGTCCAGTCGCGCTTCGGCGTGATGTTCTTCGACGATCCGCGCGCGGCCTTCGCGAACCTGCGCCGCGCGGCGGCACCCGGCGCGCGGCTGCGCTTCATCGCCTGGCGCCCGGCCGACGAGAATCCCTTCATGACCACCGCCGAACGCGCGGCCGCGCCGCTGCTGCCGGCACTGCCCGCGCGCGATCCGGCCCGTCCGGGGCAGTTCGCGTTCGGCGACCCCGAGCGGATGATCGGCATCCTGCACGGCGCGGGCTGGGAACGCATCGAGATCGCGCCGCTCGACGCCGCCTGCGCCCTGCCCGAACGCGACCTGCCCACCTATGCGCTGCGGCTCGGGCCGGTCGGCCAGCAGTTGCGCGAGGCCGATGCGCGAACCCGCGCGCAGGTGATCGAGACGGTGTGCGCGGCCTTCGCGCCCTTCCTCGACGGCGACATGCTGCACTACCAGGCGGCATGCTGGTGGGTCGAGGCGCGCGCCCCGCGCTGA
- a CDS encoding DUF3005 domain-containing protein: protein MEQNHSETEAAGKPAAADRRLTPERIAAKMPTGLPPIDRARYALLEHGDPVRRAASRIATLDNANMGASDSCVDVDGKSFDAHRDAPHWRDNVIHSNASLDDSVSTPDDGLAGFASRRGGSQPAVETRLGWQVSQAGIVDAGRTYGARTERVIRLEPAGPSSS, encoded by the coding sequence ATGGAACAGAATCATTCGGAAACCGAAGCAGCCGGCAAGCCGGCGGCGGCCGATCGCAGGCTCACGCCCGAGCGGATCGCCGCGAAGATGCCGACCGGGCTGCCGCCGATCGACCGCGCGCGTTATGCGCTGCTCGAGCACGGCGATCCGGTGCGTCGCGCGGCAAGCCGCATCGCGACGCTCGACAACGCCAACATGGGTGCCTCCGACAGCTGCGTCGACGTCGACGGCAAGAGCTTCGACGCCCATCGCGACGCGCCGCACTGGCGCGATAACGTGATCCATTCGAACGCCTCGCTCGACGACAGCGTGAGCACGCCCGACGACGGCCTGGCCGGTTTCGCCAGCCGTCGCGGCGGCTCGCAGCCGGCCGTCGAGACACGGCTGGGCTGGCAGGTCAGCCAGGCCGGCATCGTCGACGCGGGCCGCACCTACGGCGCGCGCACCGAGCGCGTGATCCGGCTCGAACCCGCGGGCCCGTCCTCGAGCTGA
- a CDS encoding RNA polymerase factor sigma-54, with protein sequence MPATLALQMRQHLTLTPRLQQSLRLLQLSSLEFQQELRQALDTNPFLEDVQISGDEDTRTPFDEATQAAESAETTEPPTLIAAEAGPPDGEPSYTAEPSMRGSSLRRSGEAFDLEPSERLVVEPSLHEHLHAALCLYPLNPRDRAAARTIIDALDDDGYLRQSLAELAETIADSENCFNEQDLAIALRCVQSLDKPGLAARSLSECLTLQLAAMPAGRPDVECAKAIAEHHLERLARRETAEIQRRLGCDTRTLRAACALVRKLDPRPGNHFGGASGDYVVPDVIVRQVSGRWVVTVNPAVMPRARIHKLYAELFAKSSESTQSPLGQQLQEARWLIRNAQKRFDTIQRVGECIVARQRDFFRYGAIALKPLVLRDIAEELDLHESTISRATGNKYMATPHGVFEFKHFFPRKLEAAGRGACSAAAAKVLIREMISTEPAGEPLSDVVLAQRLAGRGVVLARRTVTKYRQGMKILPAELRRRVPI encoded by the coding sequence ATGCCCGCAACGCTCGCGCTACAGATGCGACAGCACCTGACACTGACGCCGCGACTTCAACAGTCGCTGCGGCTCTTGCAACTGTCGTCGCTCGAATTCCAGCAGGAACTGCGTCAAGCGCTGGACACCAACCCCTTTCTCGAGGACGTCCAGATTTCGGGCGACGAGGACACGCGCACGCCGTTCGACGAGGCCACCCAGGCGGCCGAGTCGGCGGAAACCACCGAGCCGCCGACCCTGATCGCGGCCGAGGCGGGGCCGCCCGACGGCGAGCCCTCATACACCGCCGAGCCCTCGATGCGCGGCAGCTCGCTGCGCCGCTCGGGCGAGGCCTTTGATCTCGAGCCTTCGGAACGGCTGGTGGTGGAGCCTTCCTTGCACGAGCACCTGCACGCGGCGCTTTGCCTGTACCCGCTCAATCCGCGCGACCGCGCGGCGGCCCGCACCATCATCGACGCGCTCGACGACGACGGTTACCTGCGCCAGTCGCTCGCCGAACTGGCCGAGACCATCGCCGACTCGGAGAACTGCTTCAACGAGCAGGACCTGGCAATCGCGCTGCGCTGCGTGCAGTCGCTCGACAAGCCGGGGCTGGCCGCGCGTTCGCTGTCGGAATGCCTGACGCTGCAGCTCGCCGCGATGCCGGCCGGGCGCCCCGACGTCGAATGCGCCAAGGCGATCGCGGAGCATCACCTGGAGCGGCTCGCGCGCCGCGAGACCGCCGAGATCCAGCGACGCCTGGGCTGCGATACGCGCACGCTGCGCGCGGCCTGCGCGCTGGTGCGCAAGCTCGATCCGCGCCCCGGCAACCATTTCGGCGGCGCGAGCGGCGACTACGTGGTGCCGGACGTGATCGTGCGCCAGGTGAGCGGCCGCTGGGTGGTGACGGTCAACCCCGCGGTGATGCCGCGCGCGCGGATCCACAAGCTCTATGCCGAGCTGTTCGCCAAGTCCAGCGAGTCGACCCAGTCGCCGCTGGGGCAGCAGTTGCAGGAAGCGCGCTGGCTGATCCGCAACGCGCAGAAGCGCTTCGACACGATCCAGCGCGTGGGCGAGTGCATCGTCGCGCGGCAGCGCGATTTCTTCCGCTACGGCGCGATCGCGCTCAAGCCGCTGGTGCTGCGCGATATCGCCGAGGAGCTCGACCTGCACGAATCGACCATCTCGCGCGCCACCGGCAACAAGTACATGGCCACCCCGCACGGCGTGTTCGAGTTCAAGCACTTCTTCCCGCGCAAGCTCGAGGCGGCGGGGCGCGGTGCCTGCTCGGCGGCGGCGGCCAAGGTGCTGATCCGCGAAATGATCTCGACCGAGCCGGCCGGCGAGCCGCTCTCCGACGTGGTGCTGGCGCAGCGCCTGGCCGGGCGCGGCGTGGTGCTGGCACGGCGCACCGTGACCAAGTACCGGCAGGGCATGAAGATCCTGCCGGCCGAGCTGCGCCGGCGCGTGCCGATCTGA
- a CDS encoding efflux RND transporter periplasmic adaptor subunit — protein sequence MDTKTRLDEDGPNLRGGRNGGPKGRARALAIAAGIVVIGGGLWFHHAQTGGAGTAAAAPMPPHEVTVSRPLVRDLDTRLGFLGQFSAVDQVELRAQVGGTLTGIHFRDGDVVHKGDLLFTIDSVPYEIRYSQAKAQQQSAAARLVLARQELTRAQDLEHSEAGTRQNTEQRTSELHAAQAALDDADAQVRDARFDLDHCRIVAPFTGRIGRHQVSVGNLIAGSRYATSPTTLLTTIVSLDPIYLDFDMSESDYEAFQRYRGKVSGLPADRVELASGGSTAYDRQGTLDFVDNVLDRSSGTIHARATVPNADGHFTPGEFSRVRVAVTHPAPTLLVPDASVLPNQSEHLVLTVAADGTVVPKQVETGDVRGGLRVIRSGLADSDRVIIDGLPFAAPGSKVKTHDGTIRYAAQPQ from the coding sequence GTGGATACGAAGACAAGACTGGACGAAGACGGCCCGAACCTGCGTGGCGGCCGCAACGGCGGGCCGAAGGGGCGCGCCAGGGCCCTGGCGATCGCCGCCGGGATCGTGGTGATCGGTGGTGGGCTGTGGTTCCATCACGCGCAGACGGGCGGTGCCGGCACCGCCGCCGCGGCGCCGATGCCGCCGCACGAGGTGACGGTGAGCCGGCCGCTGGTGCGCGATCTCGATACGCGGCTCGGCTTCCTCGGCCAGTTCTCGGCGGTCGACCAGGTCGAGCTGCGCGCCCAGGTGGGCGGCACCCTGACCGGCATCCACTTTCGCGACGGCGACGTGGTGCACAAGGGCGACCTGCTGTTCACCATCGATTCGGTTCCCTACGAAATCCGCTACAGCCAGGCCAAGGCACAGCAGCAGAGCGCCGCCGCGCGGCTGGTGCTGGCCAGGCAGGAGCTCACGCGTGCGCAGGACCTGGAGCACAGCGAGGCGGGCACGCGCCAGAACACCGAGCAGCGCACCTCCGAGCTGCACGCCGCGCAGGCCGCGCTCGACGACGCCGACGCCCAGGTGCGCGACGCGCGCTTCGATCTCGACCATTGCCGCATCGTCGCGCCCTTCACCGGCCGCATCGGGCGGCACCAGGTCTCGGTGGGCAACCTGATCGCCGGCAGCCGCTACGCGACCAGCCCGACCACGCTGTTGACCACCATCGTCTCGCTCGACCCGATCTACCTCGACTTCGACATGAGCGAGTCCGACTACGAGGCCTTCCAGCGCTATCGCGGCAAGGTTTCGGGCCTGCCGGCCGACCGCGTCGAACTGGCCTCGGGCGGCTCGACCGCCTACGACCGGCAGGGCACGCTCGACTTCGTCGACAATGTGCTCGACCGCTCCAGCGGCACGATCCACGCGCGCGCCACGGTGCCCAATGCCGACGGCCATTTCACGCCCGGCGAGTTCTCCCGCGTGCGGGTGGCCGTCACGCATCCGGCGCCCACCCTGCTGGTTCCCGACGCCTCGGTGCTGCCGAACCAGTCCGAGCACCTGGTGCTGACGGTGGCCGCTGACGGCACCGTGGTGCCCAAGCAGGTGGAGACCGGCGACGTGCGCGGCGGCCTGCGCGTGATCCGCTCGGGCCTGGCCGACAGCGACCGCGTGATCATCGACGGCCTGCCGTTCGCGGCGCCCGGCTCGAAGGTGAAGACCCACGACGGCACGATCCGCTACGCGGCGCAGCCGCAATAA
- a CDS encoding DUF4397 domain-containing protein, translating to MKGLRTLAVMVSAVAMLSACGGDDGNDVGTIIGVSKPQARFINAVPLGPNLDYYLNGQVNTANIAYKGVTRYADLGTGNQTASYDANGTTVTLGSQGFSTANGHHYTTIALPSTSAPISVIDDPYAKGLLSDKARVRGFNASPNAQNVDIYVVPAGKTDISAIAPTMPGLAYQGAVPASGQDSIYIEGASVQVVVTSTGSKTPILTTAPVTLSDNADWLVLTIPAGGIKDVVPNDIHVLVAQGNDADTSAQELGPQGQ from the coding sequence ATGAAAGGACTACGTACCCTGGCCGTGATGGTGTCCGCGGTGGCCATGCTCAGCGCATGCGGCGGCGATGACGGCAACGACGTCGGCACCATCATCGGCGTCTCGAAGCCGCAGGCGCGCTTCATCAACGCGGTGCCGCTCGGCCCCAATCTCGACTACTACCTGAACGGCCAGGTCAACACCGCCAACATCGCCTACAAGGGCGTGACGCGCTACGCCGACCTCGGCACCGGCAACCAGACCGCTTCGTACGACGCCAACGGCACCACCGTCACGCTGGGTTCGCAGGGCTTCTCGACCGCCAACGGCCATCACTACACCACCATCGCGCTGCCGAGCACCTCGGCGCCGATCTCGGTGATCGACGACCCCTACGCCAAGGGCCTGCTGTCGGACAAGGCGCGCGTGCGCGGCTTCAATGCCTCGCCGAACGCGCAGAACGTCGACATCTACGTGGTGCCGGCGGGCAAGACCGACATCAGCGCGATTGCCCCGACCATGCCGGGCCTGGCCTACCAGGGCGCGGTGCCGGCCAGCGGGCAGGATTCGATCTACATCGAGGGCGCCAGCGTCCAGGTGGTCGTCACCTCCACCGGTTCGAAGACGCCGATCCTGACCACCGCGCCGGTCACGCTATCGGACAACGCCGACTGGCTGGTGCTGACGATTCCGGCCGGCGGCATCAAGGACGTGGTGCCGAACGACATCCACGTGCTGGTGGCGCAGGGCAACGATGCCGATACCTCGGCGCAGGAACTGGGTCCGCAAGGGCAATAA
- a CDS encoding LysR family transcriptional regulator, which yields MSAIDPRLLEGVDVLAAVVDTHSFGAAAEVLDVSKSVVSRAIVRLEKRLGIRVFERTTRSIRLTDEGREFYEQVMPLVGSLAEITRSAAGNAGKVRGRLRVNIDPLFARLVVGPRLGPFIDAHPELELELHSREDLGDLVADGFDLALRFGHPQPSSLVARKLFDTRVFAMASPAYLQRFGHPAEPRELETGGHRCILYREPVTGRPFPWEFHQRRKKLVVKPHGALTLNDPGTLYSTCLAGLGIGQLFELGVEDAIAAGQLVPLFPDWSDYRFPLHAYYPSRHHVPAKTRALLDFVAGLTG from the coding sequence ATGAGCGCAATCGATCCCCGGCTGCTGGAAGGCGTGGACGTGCTGGCCGCGGTGGTCGACACGCACAGCTTCGGCGCGGCCGCCGAGGTGCTCGACGTATCGAAGTCGGTGGTCAGCCGCGCGATCGTGCGCCTCGAGAAGCGGCTCGGCATCCGCGTGTTCGAACGCACCACGCGCTCGATCCGGCTCACCGACGAGGGCCGCGAGTTCTACGAGCAGGTGATGCCGCTGGTGGGCAGCCTGGCCGAGATCACGCGCAGCGCGGCCGGCAACGCGGGCAAGGTGCGAGGCCGGCTGCGCGTCAACATCGATCCGCTGTTCGCGCGCCTGGTGGTGGGCCCGCGCCTGGGCCCCTTCATCGACGCGCATCCGGAACTCGAGCTGGAGCTGCACAGCCGCGAGGACCTTGGCGACCTGGTCGCCGACGGCTTCGACCTGGCGTTGCGCTTCGGTCATCCGCAGCCCTCCTCGCTGGTGGCGCGCAAGCTGTTCGACACGCGCGTGTTCGCGATGGCCTCGCCGGCCTACCTGCAACGCTTCGGCCATCCCGCCGAGCCGCGCGAACTCGAGACCGGCGGGCACCGCTGCATCCTCTATCGCGAGCCGGTGACGGGGCGGCCGTTTCCCTGGGAATTCCATCAGCGCCGCAAGAAGCTGGTGGTCAAGCCGCACGGCGCGCTCACGCTCAACGATCCAGGCACGCTCTACAGCACCTGCCTGGCCGGGCTAGGCATCGGCCAGCTGTTCGAGCTCGGGGTGGAGGACGCCATCGCCGCCGGCCAGCTGGTGCCGCTCTTTCCCGACTGGTCCGACTACCGGTTCCCGCTCCATGCCTACTACCCATCGCGACACCATGTGCCGGCCAAGACGCGCGCCCTGCTCGACTTCGTGGCGGGCCTGACCGGCTGA
- a CDS encoding MipA/OmpV family protein — protein sequence MIRCRAVSVPPRRARPMPRRAIVPSRLTLLALCCAASVTTARAQTPGPLSEWQYSAGVPLEKLFNPNPKENWQTSIGIASTFRPRYDGSDQYRAMAGPSIDIRYRDLFFLSTGEGLGVNFLRGQNWRATLSVGYDLGRRSADDLGHLHGLDNINPAAKIKLSADYVLSKRFPLVLRGDVQRSIGGANGWVADFAAYMPLPGSSEHFFWFAGPNVTFADSRYMNSWFGVNPAASARSGIPEYSAKAGLRSYGGGITMVWYFRKHWFMTADGAIQQLVGSARHSPITQSSANATFDLSINYQF from the coding sequence ATGATTCGATGCCGTGCCGTTTCCGTCCCCCCGCGCCGCGCCCGCCCGATGCCGCGCCGCGCGATCGTGCCCTCACGGCTCACCCTGCTGGCCTTGTGCTGCGCGGCCAGCGTCACCACGGCCCGCGCACAGACGCCGGGCCCCTTGAGCGAATGGCAGTACTCGGCCGGCGTGCCGCTCGAGAAGCTGTTCAATCCGAACCCGAAGGAAAACTGGCAGACCAGCATCGGCATCGCCTCGACCTTCCGGCCACGCTATGACGGCTCGGACCAGTATCGTGCGATGGCGGGCCCGAGCATCGACATCCGCTACCGCGACCTGTTCTTCCTGTCGACCGGCGAGGGGCTCGGCGTGAACTTCCTGCGCGGCCAGAACTGGCGCGCCACGCTGTCGGTCGGCTACGACCTGGGGCGGCGTTCGGCCGACGATCTCGGCCACCTGCATGGTCTCGACAACATCAATCCGGCGGCCAAAATCAAGCTGTCGGCCGACTACGTGCTCTCCAAGCGCTTCCCGCTGGTGCTGCGCGGCGATGTGCAGCGCAGCATCGGCGGCGCGAACGGCTGGGTGGCCGACTTCGCCGCCTACATGCCGCTGCCGGGCAGCTCCGAGCACTTCTTCTGGTTCGCCGGGCCGAACGTGACCTTCGCCGATTCGCGCTACATGAACAGCTGGTTCGGCGTGAACCCCGCCGCCTCGGCGCGCTCGGGTATTCCGGAGTATTCTGCCAAGGCAGGCCTGAGGTCCTACGGCGGCGGCATCACGATGGTCTGGTACTTCCGCAAGCACTGGTTCATGACCGCGGACGGCGCGATTCAGCAGCTGGTCGGCAGCGCGCGCCACAGTCCCATCACGCAGAGCTCGGCAAACGCCACGTTCGACCTGTCGATCAATTACCAGTTCTAG
- a CDS encoding NAD(P)-dependent oxidoreductase → MSRIAVLGLGAMGSRMAAKLIEAGHCLNVWNRTAAAAQALEAVGARRSATPREAVSGAEFVIAMLRDDAASREVWLDPAQGALAGMAPEAVAIESSTLTPAWVRELGEQARQAGVALLDAPVSGSRAQAEARQLVYLVGGEAAVLARAEPVLAAMGSGIRHAGPLGSGALAKLAANALLGVQVTALAELIGLLAEQGADVERVLGAVAVTSVWAPVAHYLAGSMQAGNFAPQFPVELIGKDFEYLSRTAGERAALPVIEAAGAVFVRAEARGLGALNMTSVVNLYRHDIAEIS, encoded by the coding sequence ATGAGCAGGATTGCAGTACTAGGGCTCGGCGCGATGGGATCGCGCATGGCCGCCAAGCTGATCGAGGCGGGGCACTGCCTGAACGTATGGAATCGCACTGCGGCGGCCGCCCAGGCGCTGGAAGCCGTCGGCGCCCGTCGCTCGGCCACGCCGCGCGAGGCCGTGAGCGGGGCCGAGTTCGTGATCGCGATGCTGCGCGACGACGCGGCTTCGCGCGAGGTCTGGCTGGACCCCGCGCAGGGCGCGCTGGCCGGCATGGCACCCGAGGCGGTGGCCATCGAGAGCTCGACGCTGACGCCGGCCTGGGTGCGCGAGCTGGGCGAGCAAGCCCGGCAGGCGGGCGTCGCGCTGCTCGATGCGCCGGTTTCGGGCTCTCGCGCGCAGGCCGAGGCTCGACAACTGGTCTATCTGGTCGGTGGCGAGGCGGCGGTGTTGGCGCGCGCCGAACCGGTGCTCGCCGCGATGGGCAGCGGCATCCGCCACGCCGGGCCGCTCGGCAGCGGCGCGCTGGCCAAGCTGGCCGCCAATGCCTTGCTCGGCGTGCAGGTCACGGCGCTGGCCGAATTGATCGGCTTGCTCGCGGAGCAGGGCGCCGATGTCGAGAGGGTGCTGGGTGCGGTGGCCGTGACCTCGGTTTGGGCGCCGGTGGCCCATTATCTCGCCGGCTCGATGCAGGCCGGCAACTTCGCGCCGCAATTCCCGGTCGAGCTGATCGGCAAGGACTTCGAGTACCTGTCGCGCACGGCAGGCGAGCGTGCGGCCCTGCCGGTGATCGAGGCGGCGGGCGCCGTGTTCGTGCGCGCCGAGGCACGAGGCCTGGGCGCCCTGAACATGACGAGCGTGGTGAACCTCTACCGGCACGACATCGCCGAGATATCCTGA